Proteins encoded in a region of the Myxococcales bacterium genome:
- the rpoB gene encoding DNA-directed RNA polymerase subunit beta, whose product MASVIQSNFRIRKNLGNISRVIELPNLIDIQKSSYDKFLQTNVPSNDRVEVGLQAVFRSVFPIKDFNGTSELVFVSYNLEKPKYDVDECRQRGMTFAAPIKVTTQLMIYDTRDGGERIVRDIKEQEVYFGEIPLMTDTGTFIINGTERVVVSQLHRSPGVFFDHDKGKTHSSGKLLYSARVIPYRGSWLDFEFDPKDIIFVRIDRRRKMHATVLLRALGYSTQDLLNYFYNTETVYLEKGQKISKSVEYELLAGQRATRDIKVGTEIIVKKNTKFTKAAMKKLREAKVDRLQVDAEELTGKVAAHDVVDRETGEVILEVNEELTPEKIEKVREAGVEELRILFIDGLNVGSYLRDTLLAEKVKTTEDAIMEIYRRLRPGDPPTLETAKTLFHNLFFNAERYDLSKVGRLKLNYKFYRDLPEEQRPPIDTQVLTPQDILETVRHLIELKNGRGSVDDIDHLGNRRVRAVGELMENQYRIGLVRMERAIKERMSMSQEIDTLMPHDLINAKPVSAVVKEYFGSSQLSQFMDQTNPLSEVTHKRRLSALGPGGLTRERAGFEVRDVHPTHYGRICPIETPEGPNIGLIASLSTFARVNEYGFVETPYRRVSEGRITDEVGWYSALEEEGKYIAQASAPFDSKGKYTESLVSARLNGDFHMVTPDMIQLMDVAPNQMVSVAAALVPFLEHDDANRALMGANMQRQAVPLIRSHAPYVGTGMEGRLAMDSGVCIVARRDGIVDSVDASRIVVRAEGDKAEIPDIYSLTKFQRSNQSTCFNQKPVVRAGERVKKGDVLADGPSCDMGELALGQNVVVAFMPWQGYNFEDSILISERIAKDDVFTSIHIEEFECVARDTKLGKEEVTRDIPNVGEEALKDLDESGIVRIGAEVKPGDILVGKITPKGETQLSPEEKLLRAIFGEKAGDVRDSSLRVPPGVAGIVINARIFSRKGTDKDERAQAIEDSEKLRLERMLREEVKILRDSFFRQIKKKLVGETTSGKLVDDKGKVLLQKGQKLDEAALDEVPHKYWGELPVADADDIGGKLMELEEIVRVREEHFRDKIDRLSKGDELPPGVIKMVKVYIAIKRKLQVGDKMAGRHGNKGVVSRIMAEEDMPYLQDGRPVDIVLNPLGVPSRMNVGQILETHLGWGARVLGWQLQNMLEAKFSPQAIRDHVLKIYEGDKALHTFLSKLSDDEIRKVAAKLRGGVQFASPVFDGAPEQAIRDSLRIAGLHESGQSILFDGRTGEAFDQEVTVGVMYVLKLHHLVDDKIHARSIGPYSLVTQQPLGGKAQFGGQRLGEMEVWAMEAYGTAYALQEFLTVKSDDVMGRTRMYEAIVKGEHTLEPGLPESFNVLIKELQALCLNIELLEPSQIKANSDHAAEE is encoded by the coding sequence ATGGCGAGCGTCATCCAGTCGAACTTCAGGATCCGCAAGAACCTCGGCAACATCAGCCGGGTCATCGAGCTCCCCAACCTCATCGACATTCAGAAGTCCTCGTACGACAAATTCCTCCAGACGAACGTGCCGTCGAACGACCGCGTCGAGGTCGGCCTGCAGGCCGTGTTCCGGAGCGTGTTCCCCATCAAGGATTTCAACGGCACGAGCGAGCTCGTGTTCGTGTCGTACAACTTGGAGAAGCCCAAGTACGACGTCGACGAGTGCCGCCAGCGCGGCATGACGTTCGCGGCGCCCATCAAGGTCACGACGCAGCTCATGATCTACGACACCCGCGACGGCGGGGAGCGCATCGTGCGCGACATCAAAGAGCAGGAGGTCTACTTCGGCGAGATCCCGCTGATGACCGACACGGGCACGTTCATCATCAACGGCACCGAGCGCGTCGTCGTCAGCCAGCTCCACCGGAGCCCGGGCGTCTTCTTCGATCACGACAAGGGCAAGACCCACTCGTCGGGCAAGCTCCTCTACAGCGCGCGCGTCATCCCGTACCGCGGCTCGTGGCTCGATTTCGAGTTCGACCCGAAGGACATCATCTTCGTGCGCATCGACCGCCGCCGGAAGATGCACGCGACGGTGCTGCTCCGCGCGCTCGGCTACAGTACGCAAGACCTCCTCAACTACTTCTACAACACCGAGACGGTGTACCTCGAGAAGGGCCAGAAGATCTCCAAGAGCGTCGAGTACGAGCTCCTCGCGGGCCAGCGCGCCACGCGCGACATCAAGGTCGGCACGGAGATCATCGTCAAGAAGAACACCAAGTTCACCAAGGCAGCGATGAAGAAGCTGCGCGAGGCGAAGGTCGATCGCCTCCAGGTGGACGCCGAGGAGCTCACCGGCAAGGTCGCGGCGCACGACGTCGTCGACCGCGAGACCGGCGAGGTCATCCTCGAGGTGAACGAGGAGCTCACGCCCGAGAAGATCGAGAAGGTCCGCGAGGCGGGCGTCGAAGAGCTGCGCATCCTCTTCATCGACGGCCTCAACGTGGGCTCGTACCTCCGCGACACCCTGCTCGCCGAGAAGGTGAAGACCACCGAAGACGCGATCATGGAGATCTACCGGCGCCTCCGCCCCGGGGATCCGCCCACGCTCGAGACGGCGAAGACCCTCTTCCACAACCTGTTCTTCAACGCCGAGCGCTACGACCTCTCGAAGGTCGGGCGCCTCAAGCTGAACTACAAGTTCTACCGCGATCTGCCCGAGGAGCAGCGCCCCCCGATCGACACCCAGGTGCTCACGCCCCAGGACATCCTCGAGACGGTGCGCCACCTCATCGAGCTGAAGAACGGCCGCGGCTCCGTCGACGACATCGATCACCTCGGCAACCGCCGGGTGCGCGCCGTCGGCGAGCTCATGGAGAACCAGTACCGAATCGGTCTCGTTCGCATGGAGCGCGCCATCAAAGAGCGCATGAGCATGTCGCAGGAAATCGACACCCTCATGCCGCACGACCTCATCAACGCGAAGCCCGTCTCCGCGGTGGTGAAGGAGTACTTCGGGTCCTCGCAGCTCTCGCAGTTCATGGACCAGACGAACCCGCTCAGCGAGGTCACGCACAAGCGCCGCCTCTCGGCGCTCGGGCCCGGCGGTCTCACGCGCGAGCGCGCGGGCTTCGAGGTCCGCGACGTCCACCCGACGCACTACGGCCGCATCTGCCCCATCGAGACCCCTGAAGGTCCGAACATCGGCCTCATCGCGTCGCTCTCCACCTTCGCCCGCGTGAACGAGTACGGCTTCGTCGAGACGCCCTACCGCCGCGTGTCCGAGGGGCGCATCACCGACGAGGTCGGCTGGTACTCCGCGCTCGAGGAGGAGGGCAAGTACATCGCCCAGGCGTCTGCGCCCTTCGACTCGAAGGGCAAGTACACCGAGAGCCTGGTCTCGGCGCGCCTCAACGGCGACTTCCACATGGTCACGCCCGACATGATCCAGCTCATGGACGTGGCGCCGAACCAGATGGTGTCCGTCGCCGCCGCCCTCGTGCCCTTCCTCGAGCACGACGACGCGAACCGCGCGCTCATGGGCGCGAACATGCAGCGCCAGGCGGTGCCGCTCATCCGCTCGCACGCGCCCTACGTGGGCACGGGCATGGAGGGGCGCCTCGCCATGGACTCGGGCGTGTGCATCGTCGCGCGGCGCGACGGCATCGTCGACAGCGTCGACGCCTCGCGCATCGTCGTCCGCGCCGAGGGTGACAAGGCCGAGATCCCCGACATCTACTCGCTCACCAAGTTCCAGCGCTCGAACCAGTCGACCTGCTTCAACCAGAAGCCGGTGGTCCGGGCGGGCGAGCGCGTCAAGAAGGGCGACGTCCTCGCGGACGGCCCGTCTTGCGACATGGGCGAGCTCGCGCTCGGCCAGAACGTGGTCGTCGCGTTCATGCCGTGGCAGGGCTACAACTTCGAGGACTCGATCCTCATCTCCGAGCGCATCGCCAAAGACGACGTCTTCACCTCGATCCACATCGAGGAGTTCGAGTGCGTCGCCCGCGACACCAAGCTCGGCAAGGAAGAGGTCACCCGCGACATCCCGAACGTCGGCGAAGAGGCCCTGAAGGACCTCGACGAGAGCGGCATCGTCCGCATCGGCGCCGAGGTGAAGCCCGGCGACATCCTCGTCGGCAAGATCACCCCGAAGGGCGAGACGCAGCTCTCCCCCGAGGAGAAGCTCCTCCGCGCCATCTTCGGCGAGAAGGCGGGCGACGTCCGTGACAGCTCGCTCCGCGTCCCCCCGGGCGTGGCGGGCATCGTCATCAACGCGCGCATCTTCTCCCGCAAGGGCACCGACAAGGACGAGCGGGCCCAGGCCATCGAAGACAGCGAGAAGCTGCGCCTCGAGCGCATGCTCCGCGAAGAGGTGAAGATCCTCCGCGACTCGTTCTTCCGTCAGATCAAGAAGAAGCTCGTGGGCGAGACCACGAGCGGCAAGCTGGTCGACGACAAGGGCAAGGTCCTCCTGCAGAAGGGCCAGAAGCTCGACGAGGCCGCCCTCGACGAGGTCCCGCACAAGTACTGGGGCGAGCTGCCCGTGGCCGACGCCGACGACATCGGCGGCAAGCTGATGGAGCTCGAGGAGATCGTCCGCGTCCGCGAGGAGCACTTCCGCGACAAGATCGATCGCCTCTCCAAGGGCGACGAGCTCCCGCCCGGCGTCATCAAGATGGTGAAGGTCTACATCGCGATCAAGCGCAAGCTTCAGGTCGGCGACAAGATGGCCGGTCGCCACGGAAACAAGGGCGTCGTCTCTCGCATCATGGCGGAAGAGGACATGCCCTACCTCCAGGACGGCCGCCCGGTCGACATCGTCCTGAACCCCCTCGGCGTGCCCTCGCGCATGAACGTCGGGCAGATCCTCGAGACCCACCTCGGGTGGGGCGCGAGGGTCCTCGGCTGGCAGCTCCAGAACATGCTGGAGGCCAAGTTCTCGCCGCAGGCCATCCGCGATCACGTGCTCAAGATCTACGAGGGCGACAAGGCCCTCCACACCTTCCTGAGCAAGCTCTCGGACGACGAGATCCGCAAGGTCGCGGCGAAGCTCCGCGGCGGCGTGCAGTTCGCGAGCCCCGTCTTCGACGGCGCCCCCGAGCAGGCCATCCGCGACAGCCTGCGCATCGCGGGGCTCCACGAGTCCGGCCAGTCGATCCTGTTCGACGGGCGCACGGGCGAGGCGTTCGACCAAGAGGTGACCGTGGGCGTCATGTACGTCCTCAAGCTCCACCACCTCGTCGACGACAAGATCCACGCGCGCTCCATCGGGCCCTACTCGCTCGTCACCCAGCAGCCGCTGGGCGGCAAGGCGCAGTTCGGCGGCCAGCGCCTCGGCGAAATGGAAGTCTGGGCGATGGAGGCCTACGGGACCGCCTACGCGCTCCAGGAGTTCCTCACCGTCAAGAGCGACGACGTCATGGGCCGCACGCGCATGTACGAGGCCATCGTCAAGGGGGAGCACACGCTCGAGCCGGGTCTGCCGGAGAGCTTCAACGTGCTCATCAAGGAGCTCCAGGCGCTCTGCCTGAACATCGAGCTGCTCGAGCCCTCCCAGATCAAGGCCAACTCCGACCACGCCGCAGAGGAGTAG
- the rpoC gene encoding DNA-directed RNA polymerase subunit beta', which produces MRDIFSFFEKPKDPLSFAAIRISLASPEKIREWSHGEVKKPETINYRTFKPERDGLFCAKIFGPVKDYECNCGKYKRMKHRGIVCEKCGVEVIQSKVRRERLGHINLATPVAHIWFLKSLPSRIGNMLDITLKDLEKVLYCEAYIVIDPKETGLDRGELLSEDRYMQLLDEYGDDKFSAGMGGEAILEMLKQMDVHTLSETLRQDMRSATSEAKRKKVVKRLKVTEAFRDSGNRPEWMMLTVIPVLPPDLRPLVPLDGGRFATSDLNDLYRRVINRNNRLKRLLELNAPEIIIRNERRMLQEAVDALFDNGRRGKTITGPNKRPLKSLSDMLKGKQGRFRQNLLGKRVDYSGRSVIVVGPTLKLHQCGLPTKMALELFKPFIYNKLEERGYVNTIKSAKKMVEKERPEVWDILEEVISEHPVLLNRAPTLHRLGIQAFEPVLIEGKAIQLHPLVCAAFNADFDGDQMAVHVPLSVEAQMEARVLMMSTNNILSPANGKPIINPTQDIVLGLYYATRERKYAKGCYREGALSVDKKGHVEGHLRGVFSSPEEVRMAFDNGEVTIHTQIRVRVIDPGTNQRIMVNTTVGRCLISEVLPEGLSFSLVNKALDKKALTALIDACYRKHRNKATVLLADRLRSLGYEYATKSGSSICMDHMVIPDAKKVLLGEAQDEVQRVVDQYQEGLITDGERYNKVVDIWAGVADKVTQEMMLVIGKEKVTDPETGKESIEPSFNPIYMMADSGARGSTQQIRQLAAMRGLMAKPSGEIIEQPITANFREGLSVLQYFISTHGARKGLADTALKTANSGYLTRRLVDVAQDAVITEFDCGTLDGIRVTRLEDAGEVIQPLGDRILGRVTLEDVIDPLTGEVLVAANTELDEALVTRIEEAGIEEVVIRSVLTCVTRRGVCAKCYGRDLARGYKVNIGEAIGIIASQSIGEPGTQLTMRTFHIGGAAARGKIEQSSLEARSEGHVQIRNANVATKNDGTVSVMNRHGEIVIVDDSGREREHHRLVYGAVLRVKEGDKVKPAQLLAEWDAFAMPILTEVAGIVKFGDIVEGVTMVERLDEVTGLSRKVIIESRAAEVRPRITIKNKDTGETLRLPNSTLEARYLLPVGANIVVQDGDIIEAGEVIAKIPRETTKTQDITGGLPRVAELFEARKPKDHAIIAEIDGEVSFGKDTKGKRKVMITPFAHDGTQLVDQAREYLIAKGKHVQVQPGDRVRAGEPLMDGPSNPHDILRVKGEKELAAFLVNEIQQVYRLQGVAINDKHIEVIVRQMLRRVRIKDVGDTNFLIDEQVEKHVFERENQAVIERGGKPGIAEPLLLGITKASLSTESFISASSFQETTKVLTEAAINGKTDTLRGLKENVIMGRLIPAGTGLTAYKSLNLIVEGGETYERPAPPPLPRAPESLTAVNEE; this is translated from the coding sequence ATGCGCGACATCTTCTCCTTCTTCGAGAAGCCCAAGGATCCGCTCTCTTTTGCGGCGATCCGTATCTCCCTCGCGTCGCCTGAAAAAATCCGCGAGTGGTCGCACGGCGAGGTCAAGAAGCCCGAGACCATCAACTACCGCACCTTCAAGCCGGAGCGCGATGGCCTCTTCTGCGCCAAGATCTTCGGACCGGTGAAGGACTACGAGTGCAACTGCGGCAAGTACAAGCGCATGAAGCACCGCGGGATCGTGTGCGAGAAGTGCGGCGTCGAGGTCATCCAGAGCAAGGTGCGCCGCGAGCGCCTCGGCCACATCAACCTGGCCACGCCGGTCGCGCACATCTGGTTTCTGAAGAGCCTGCCGAGCCGCATCGGCAACATGCTCGACATCACGCTGAAGGACCTCGAGAAGGTCCTCTACTGCGAGGCGTACATCGTCATCGATCCGAAGGAGACCGGCCTCGACCGCGGCGAGCTCCTCTCGGAGGACCGCTACATGCAGCTCCTCGACGAGTACGGCGACGACAAGTTCTCCGCCGGCATGGGCGGCGAGGCCATCCTCGAGATGCTCAAGCAGATGGACGTGCACACCCTCTCGGAGACCCTCCGACAGGACATGCGCTCGGCCACCAGCGAGGCGAAGCGCAAGAAGGTCGTCAAGCGCCTCAAGGTCACCGAGGCCTTCCGTGACTCGGGCAACCGCCCCGAGTGGATGATGCTCACCGTCATCCCGGTGCTCCCGCCGGACCTCCGTCCGCTCGTCCCGCTGGACGGCGGCCGCTTCGCGACGAGCGATCTCAACGATCTCTACCGCCGCGTCATCAACCGCAACAACCGCCTGAAGCGGCTGCTCGAGCTGAACGCGCCCGAGATCATCATCCGCAACGAGCGCCGCATGCTCCAGGAGGCGGTCGACGCCCTCTTCGACAACGGCCGCCGCGGCAAGACCATCACCGGCCCGAACAAGCGCCCGCTCAAGTCGCTCAGCGACATGCTCAAGGGCAAGCAGGGCCGGTTCCGCCAGAACCTCCTCGGCAAGCGCGTCGACTACTCGGGCCGCTCGGTCATCGTCGTCGGCCCCACGCTCAAGCTGCACCAGTGCGGCCTGCCCACCAAGATGGCGCTCGAGCTCTTCAAGCCGTTCATCTACAACAAGCTCGAAGAGCGCGGCTACGTCAACACCATCAAGTCTGCGAAGAAGATGGTGGAGAAGGAGCGCCCCGAGGTCTGGGACATCCTCGAGGAGGTGATCAGCGAGCACCCGGTCCTCCTGAACCGCGCGCCGACGCTCCACCGCCTCGGCATCCAGGCGTTCGAGCCGGTCCTCATCGAGGGCAAGGCCATCCAGCTCCACCCGCTCGTGTGCGCGGCGTTCAACGCCGACTTCGACGGCGACCAGATGGCCGTCCACGTGCCGCTCTCGGTCGAGGCGCAGATGGAGGCGCGCGTGCTCATGATGAGCACGAACAACATCCTCTCGCCCGCCAACGGCAAGCCCATCATCAACCCCACGCAGGACATCGTCCTCGGGCTCTACTACGCCACCCGCGAGCGCAAGTACGCGAAGGGCTGCTACCGCGAGGGCGCGCTCTCGGTGGACAAGAAGGGCCACGTCGAGGGGCACCTCCGCGGCGTGTTCTCCTCGCCCGAGGAGGTCCGCATGGCCTTCGACAACGGCGAGGTCACGATCCACACGCAGATCCGCGTGCGCGTGATCGACCCCGGGACGAACCAGCGCATCATGGTGAACACCACCGTGGGCCGGTGCCTCATCTCCGAGGTGCTCCCCGAGGGGCTGAGCTTCAGCCTGGTGAACAAGGCACTCGACAAGAAGGCCCTCACCGCGCTCATCGACGCCTGCTACCGCAAGCACCGCAACAAGGCGACGGTGCTCCTCGCCGACCGCCTGCGCAGCCTCGGCTACGAGTACGCGACCAAGTCGGGCTCGTCGATCTGCATGGATCACATGGTCATCCCCGACGCGAAGAAGGTCCTCCTGGGCGAGGCGCAGGACGAGGTCCAGCGCGTCGTCGACCAGTACCAGGAAGGCCTCATCACCGACGGCGAGCGCTACAACAAGGTCGTCGACATCTGGGCCGGCGTCGCCGACAAGGTCACGCAGGAGATGATGCTCGTCATCGGCAAGGAGAAGGTCACCGACCCGGAGACCGGCAAGGAGAGCATCGAGCCCTCCTTCAACCCGATCTACATGATGGCCGACTCGGGCGCTCGTGGCTCGACCCAGCAGATTCGACAGCTCGCCGCCATGCGTGGCCTCATGGCCAAGCCCTCGGGCGAGATCATCGAGCAGCCGATCACGGCGAACTTCCGCGAGGGTCTCAGCGTCCTCCAGTACTTCATCTCGACCCACGGCGCTCGTAAGGGCCTCGCGGACACCGCGCTGAAGACGGCGAACTCCGGGTACCTCACCCGCCGCCTCGTCGACGTCGCGCAGGACGCGGTCATCACCGAGTTCGACTGCGGCACCCTCGACGGCATCCGCGTCACGCGCCTCGAAGACGCGGGCGAGGTCATCCAGCCGCTCGGCGACCGCATCCTCGGTCGCGTCACCCTCGAGGACGTCATCGATCCCCTCACGGGCGAGGTGCTCGTCGCGGCGAACACCGAGCTCGACGAGGCGCTCGTCACGCGCATCGAAGAGGCCGGCATCGAGGAAGTGGTCATTCGCTCGGTGCTCACCTGCGTCACGCGGCGCGGCGTGTGCGCGAAGTGCTACGGGCGCGATCTGGCCCGCGGCTACAAGGTCAACATCGGCGAGGCGATCGGCATCATCGCGAGCCAGTCGATCGGCGAGCCGGGCACCCAGCTCACGATGCGCACGTTCCACATCGGCGGCGCGGCCGCTCGCGGCAAGATCGAGCAGTCCTCGCTCGAGGCGCGCAGCGAGGGCCACGTGCAGATCCGCAACGCGAACGTCGCGACGAAGAACGACGGCACCGTCAGCGTCATGAACCGCCACGGCGAGATCGTGATCGTCGACGACTCCGGGCGCGAGCGCGAGCACCACCGCCTCGTGTACGGCGCGGTGCTCCGCGTGAAGGAGGGCGACAAGGTGAAGCCGGCTCAGCTCCTCGCGGAGTGGGACGCGTTCGCCATGCCGATCCTCACCGAGGTCGCGGGCATCGTGAAGTTCGGCGACATCGTCGAAGGCGTCACGATGGTCGAGCGCCTCGACGAGGTCACCGGCCTCTCGCGCAAGGTGATCATCGAGTCGCGCGCCGCCGAGGTGCGCCCCCGCATCACCATCAAGAACAAGGACACCGGCGAGACCCTCAGGCTCCCGAACTCCACCCTCGAGGCCCGGTACCTCCTCCCGGTCGGCGCGAACATCGTCGTCCAGGACGGGGACATCATCGAGGCCGGCGAGGTCATCGCGAAGATCCCCCGCGAGACCACGAAGACCCAGGACATCACGGGCGGCCTCCCCCGCGTCGCCGAGCTCTTCGAGGCCCGCAAGCCGAAGGACCACGCGATCATCGCGGAGATCGACGGCGAGGTCTCGTTCGGCAAGGACACGAAGGGCAAGCGCAAGGTCATGATCACGCCCTTCGCGCACGACGGCACGCAGCTCGTCGATCAGGCGCGCGAGTACCTGATCGCCAAGGGCAAGCACGTGCAGGTGCAGCCGGGCGACCGCGTCCGCGCGGGCGAGCCGCTCATGGACGGCCCCTCGAACCCCCACGACATTCTGCGCGTGAAGGGCGAGAAGGAGCTCGCGGCGTTCTTGGTGAACGAGATTCAGCAGGTGTATCGCCTGCAGGGCGTCGCCATCAACGACAAGCACATCGAGGTCATCGTTCGCCAGATGCTCCGGCGCGTCCGCATCAAGGACGTGGGCGACACGAATTTCCTGATCGACGAGCAGGTCGAGAAGCACGTGTTCGAGCGGGAGAACCAGGCGGTCATCGAGCGCGGCGGCAAGCCGGGCATCGCGGAGCCGCTGCTGCTCGGCATCACCAAGGCGTCGCTCTCCACCGAGTCGTTCATCTCGGCGTCGAGCTTCCAGGAGACCACGAAGGTGCTGACCGAGGCCGCCATCAACGGCAAGACGGACACCCTCCGCGGGCTCAAGGAGAACGTCATCATGGGCCGCCTCATCCCGGCCGGCACGGGCCTCACGGCCTACAAGTCGCTGAACCTCATCGTCGAGGGCGGCGAGACCTACGAGCGCCCCGCGCCCCCGCCCCTGCCGCGCGCGCCCGAGTCGCTCACGGCGGTGAACGAGGAGTAG
- a CDS encoding endonuclease domain-containing protein, protein MRYGFVTTAYTFSTLRPRARDMRGAPTPTEALLWGALRRGQLGVRFLRQVVLGRFVADFYAPSARLVVEVDGPVHAGRRAYDRQRDAALAARGVRTLRVEAWRVESELAAVVAGIRGALGK, encoded by the coding sequence ATGCGCTACGGATTCGTCACCACCGCGTACACCTTCTCCACCCTGCGCCCGCGGGCGCGGGACATGCGAGGCGCGCCCACGCCCACCGAGGCGCTCTTGTGGGGCGCGCTCCGGCGCGGGCAGCTCGGTGTGCGCTTTCTTCGTCAGGTGGTCCTCGGGCGGTTCGTCGCTGACTTCTACGCGCCCTCGGCGAGGCTCGTCGTCGAGGTGGATGGGCCGGTGCACGCAGGGCGCCGAGCGTACGACCGGCAGCGCGACGCCGCGCTCGCCGCCCGCGGCGTGCGCACGCTTCGGGTCGAGGCATGGCGGGTCGAGAGTGAGCTCGCGGCGGTGGTGGCGGGGATTCGTGGGGCGCTGGGCAAGTGA
- a CDS encoding Uma2 family endonuclease, translating into MAHAERDATRMTAEAYLAWERDQREKHEYHHGEVFAMAGGSPRHNVLSASATAALHATLRGKGCHVLSSDQRVSVVEGERYVYPDVVVACGGVQTSSESLVNPSVVVEVLSRSTERYDRGGKWEAYQRIASLTDYVLVAQDRVRVEHFQRDAHAPGGAWTYRVHEPGGTLVLSNRAQIALDALYEGAFDVEGDAAE; encoded by the coding sequence ATGGCCCACGCCGAGCGCGACGCGACCCGCATGACCGCCGAGGCCTACCTCGCGTGGGAGCGCGATCAGCGGGAAAAACACGAGTACCACCACGGCGAGGTCTTCGCGATGGCAGGCGGCAGCCCTCGGCACAACGTGCTCTCCGCGAGCGCGACGGCCGCATTGCACGCGACCCTCCGCGGGAAGGGCTGCCATGTGCTCTCCTCCGATCAACGTGTCTCCGTCGTCGAGGGGGAGCGCTATGTCTACCCCGACGTCGTCGTGGCGTGCGGGGGCGTCCAGACAAGCAGCGAGTCGCTCGTCAACCCCAGCGTCGTCGTCGAGGTGCTCTCGCGAAGCACCGAGCGCTACGATCGCGGCGGCAAGTGGGAAGCCTACCAGCGCATCGCCTCCCTCACAGACTACGTCCTGGTGGCCCAAGACCGCGTGCGCGTCGAGCACTTCCAGCGCGACGCACACGCCCCCGGCGGCGCTTGGACCTACCGCGTTCACGAGCCCGGTGGGACGCTCGTGCTGAGCAACCGCGCGCAAATCGCGCTCGACGCCCTCTACGAGGGGGCCTTCGACGTCGAGGGGGACGCCGCGGAGTAG
- a CDS encoding PAS domain-containing protein, with protein sequence MAASVHTWVLESLAAGVLVVGSDGRIDYANEAAAKILRRSTSDLFGGAVSEVLVSLAELVRGTQAREAQREVTVTLHDGSTTLVGFSVSGPSAEGAWTVLFQEITTVLELRRERDRLLQMAALGDALPSILHELRNPLAAVTSALEVLVEETEDPISEQAHTILWEVRRMNLTLQGVGGLARPMHADSHVAVDLAVCEACRILEGTAERRGVRLTAEVPTLPLLPLDWGVVSGVVFNLVKNAIEACDDGDDIVVRASLEADDTFELCVSDTGSGMTADVLERCRALFFTSKQRGSGIGLALCQQIAESSGGRLDIESSAGGGTKVTLSVPLYPSRASVVSGAWPLERSNSPRAPAGERGRDGP encoded by the coding sequence GTGGCAGCATCGGTTCACACGTGGGTGCTCGAGAGTCTCGCCGCAGGCGTGCTCGTCGTTGGATCCGACGGGCGGATCGACTACGCGAACGAGGCCGCCGCGAAGATCCTGCGGCGGTCGACGAGCGACCTCTTCGGGGGCGCCGTGTCCGAGGTCCTCGTCTCGCTCGCCGAACTGGTGCGCGGGACCCAAGCGCGCGAGGCGCAGCGTGAGGTCACCGTGACCTTGCACGACGGCTCGACCACTCTCGTCGGGTTCTCTGTCAGCGGCCCGAGCGCGGAGGGGGCGTGGACCGTACTCTTCCAGGAAATCACCACGGTCCTCGAGCTTCGTCGCGAGCGCGATCGGCTCCTCCAGATGGCCGCCCTCGGGGATGCGCTCCCCTCCATCTTGCACGAGCTCCGAAACCCCCTCGCCGCGGTGACGAGCGCGCTCGAGGTCCTCGTCGAGGAGACCGAAGACCCCATAAGCGAGCAGGCCCACACCATCTTGTGGGAGGTGCGGCGCATGAACCTCACGCTCCAGGGCGTCGGCGGCCTCGCGCGGCCGATGCACGCGGACAGCCACGTCGCGGTGGATCTCGCGGTGTGCGAGGCGTGCCGCATCCTCGAAGGCACCGCCGAGCGCCGCGGCGTCCGACTCACCGCCGAAGTGCCGACGTTGCCGCTCCTCCCGCTCGACTGGGGTGTGGTGAGCGGGGTCGTGTTCAACCTGGTGAAGAACGCGATCGAGGCGTGCGACGACGGCGACGACATCGTGGTACGCGCGAGCCTGGAGGCGGACGACACCTTCGAGCTCTGCGTGTCGGACACGGGGTCTGGCATGACCGCAGACGTCCTCGAGCGCTGCCGGGCGCTCTTCTTCACGAGCAAGCAGCGCGGCTCGGGGATCGGCCTCGCGCTCTGCCAGCAAATCGCCGAGTCGTCGGGGGGCCGCCTCGACATCGAGAGCAGCGCAGGCGGGGGCACGAAGGTCACGCTGTCGGTGCCGCTGTACCCGAGCCGCGCCTCGGTCGTGTCAGGTGCGTGGCCTCTGGAGCGGTCGAACTCCCCCAGGGCACCAGCGGGGGAACGAGGGAGGGATGGGCCATGA
- a CDS encoding roadblock/LC7 domain-containing protein, producing MSRVDSLNRVLRGLQSSSPDVEASALISEDGLMIASALPQHVDETRVAGMSATLSSLGTRAATELERGEVQEVLVRGTNGYAVMMAAASGTLLLCLANKQAKLGLVFLDMRRSVDDIRKIL from the coding sequence ATGTCGCGAGTAGACAGTCTTAATCGTGTCTTGCGGGGTCTCCAGAGCTCGTCTCCAGACGTCGAGGCCAGCGCGCTCATCTCCGAGGACGGGCTCATGATCGCGAGCGCCCTGCCTCAACACGTCGACGAGACCCGCGTGGCCGGGATGAGCGCGACCCTCTCCAGCCTCGGAACGCGCGCCGCGACGGAGCTGGAGCGAGGCGAGGTCCAGGAGGTGCTCGTTCGAGGCACCAATGGGTATGCGGTCATGATGGCGGCGGCTTCGGGGACGCTCCTGCTCTGCCTCGCGAACAAGCAGGCGAAGCTCGGTCTCGTGTTCCTCGACATGCGACGGTCTGTCGACGACATCCGCAAGATTCTCTGA